In Trichomycterus rosablanca isolate fTriRos1 chromosome 2, fTriRos1.hap1, whole genome shotgun sequence, the genomic window catctgaccacagcacgtttccactgtcttttggtgtAACCTTAATATTCTGTAAACTTTCTACTCTGTCCCTGCCCCAGATGTTTTGAGTGTTGCAGGTTCAACCAATTAAAATTCagaatttgttaatatacaaaatacaatgaagctgGTCGGTCAAAAGATTATTTGTAAAGTCAtttgtttgtacttttgtcagttaagtaatgtttcaagagaattaacaatttACAGATTCTTGATtttattaaattgcatttttaaaatgtcccaacatttccagaaatagggtttgtatatTATGCAGGGATGACTAAAATCAATCCTTGCTGTgttcaaattaaattaagtaaaatttCCTTCCTTTGGTACAGTGGCATTATATGTATTGGATTACAACCCAAGTCCACTGGCCAAATTTACCGTGCATGGTCGCCCATCTACAGTGGTCTCGTTGAAAGTCTCACCCACAGTAAAGGACACTTGAGTGGTGCGAACGCTGGTGGAGGTTTGAATCGACAGTGTCTCTCCATCCTGTTTAATCTCCACCGATGGCCTGGATGCCGCAGCGACTGCGATTTTCCTCAAGAAGACATTTACACctacggaacacacacacacacacataagaaATAAGAGTCCAATCACCCCCACACCTGGATCAAATGAACTTTTCATGTGGTTTTCTGATTTCCTGACCTGACTGGCTACATCATCTGGAATGAACTGCATTTCAACTCAGAATTTCCACTGGTAATCAAAGACAGATCCACCTAACCTCGTTAGGGCCTGCTGGGCCAAGGAAACAGTGAATCATGAATACCATTTAGGTATGGCGGGGGTCTCATTAGGTAGTTTATTTTATCTGACCCCAGAGcagagttaaataaataaatatatacatggaAGGAATAAGTAAAAACCATAGAGAAAACATCCACAAGGCCTAGAGTGCTGTGTTTAATCAGGAATTCAatcatttttcattcattctaaTATATGTGAGAGGAAAAGATTGTAAACCCTTTAAATCTGACCCAGtgcgaccttgaccaggatgaagttgtTGATGATGTTGATGATTTATCCTTCACTGCAAGGCAAGTGTTAATTATTCTATTTAAACATGAGAAGTTAGTTCTattgatttaaaatattttatttgggGCAGTACGATGGTGCCGCTGAGAGAGACTCGAGTTTAATCCTGGCCTTCAGTGACTGTCTGTATggaatttggcatgttctccctgtgtctgcatgggttttatTTGGGTACCTAGGATTGCCTACTTAGAATTACACCTGGTGAAGCTGTTATTGCgaataattaaatacaagcagtagcctagtggttaaggcactggactttgcactggttcaagcctcaccattaATCCTCACTTGCTCAGACTgaaaactgtaatgtaagtcgctttggataaaatgctgaaaaatgtaaatgtgagtgagtgaaacagTCATGTGATAGACCAGGGTATAGACCTGCATTGCGCCCTATGTTTCTGTGGCATGGGATTCAAACCAGCcagaagggcggcacggtggctaagtgggtagcactgtcgcctcacagcaagaaggtcctgggttggatccccgggtggggcggtccgggtcctttctgtgtggagtttgcatgttctccccgtgtccgcgtgggtttcctccgggagctccggttttctcccacagtccaaaaacatgcaagtgagataaattggagatacaaaatcgtccatgactgtgttcgatataacctggtgaactgatgaaccttgtgtaacgagtaactaccgttcctgtcatgaatgtaaccaaagtgtaaaacatgacgttaaaatcctaataaacaaacaaacaaacaaacaaaccaggcagaacatttttttattttttatttcatgtctATCAAGTTCTTTGTCCTGGTCAAGGTCGCGGCGGGCCCTGTTTCACTTGGAAACACGCATGACAGGAATGCACTAAataggacgccaatccattgaaCGCTTCGGGAGCTGAAAGAATCGACTCTTTTTGGTGAGTGAAACCTATTGATTCAGTTAATATGACTCTTTGAAAAGAGCTAAACGTTACCAATTATGATATAGGCTACAAACAGCCTCACTGAATAAAACTTAAtttaatacacatacacatactacACTTTTGAAAACCTTGAATAACTTgtggagaaataaaaaataataaaaccacaAGTCTCTTTGTATGTAATGTCTAGTTTATGTTTAaattatagtgtatatatatatatatatatatatatatatatatatatatatatatatatatatatatatatatatatatatatatatattacaggcTGCAGTTTAGCTAAGGTAGCGGGTCTGTGGAAACCGTGGCTGCTATACTTTGCATATATGAGCATAAATTCTGCACCaataaccagaggtggaaagagtactaaaatattgtactcaagtaaaagtactattactttaatgaatttttacttaagtacgagtaaagaagaggtggaaagtaaggaATTACATTAACTCGCATTACTGTcgcattattgttttttttttgtgtacttctactttttaaagtagattttacaataacatccgttactgagtaaaataaactcaaaaaaaaattgcatctgggaaactgctgcagtgcattctgcgatggggagtcggatcttttggctcggttccttttaaagagccgttcaaaacaatgtttttcatTCTTTTGTTCAGGCAGCGAGAGGcgctactgtaactataatacagcccagatattaatatcaatgatgaacaatcatcATGTTTGTTTCTGCTAAGCGGAATGGGTGAATTATTgtcgataagaactgcgcacaaaaacaattaataataataataataataatatatatatatatattggttccttttgttcattttaaggAGCCGTTTAacagaatcggatcgttcacgAAAacccatcactagtggttatacagtttgaaaaagtattatgggatggtctgtactaaaatgacacattacacatccctaaatgttttaaatgttgtatcaacatgttttttctattttatttgaataaaaaacaactattgtgagatttaaatCCACTTGTcaccctctcctgttaaaaaaagtaactaagtaacgtttaccctgagtacattttaaatgagttactttttactttttacctgAGTAGaattttagactagtaactttactcgtacttaagtaaaaaatcattaaagtaatagtacttttacttgagtacaatattttagtactctttccacctctggagtaaagttactagtctaaaaatctactcaagtaaaaagtaactcatttaaaatgtactcagagtaaacgttacttagttactttttttaacaggagagggtgacaagtggatataaatctcacaatagttgttttttattcagatataatagaaaaaacatgttgatacaacatttaaaacatttagggatgtgtaatgtgtcattttagtacagaccatcccataatactttttcaaactgtaaaaccactagtgatgggtcgctcgtgaacgatccgattctattgaacggctctttaaaatgaacgaaaggaaccgagccgTGCCTTTGGGAGTCGTTATATAtgtaattaaatgaaatgtaagcccagtttggctacaagttatacaacagatgatttattgcaattgttttaaactatttttgttattaaaatatacttgttgtcaatttgtatacttttgacaacaatctttttttctcatttaagtgttgtttgaatcagatgattgttcatcattgatattaatatcggggctgtattatagttacagtagcgCCTCTCGCTGCCTGAACAAAAGAATGAAGAGCCATtgttttgaacggctctttaaaaggaaccgagccaaaagatccgactccccatctcagaattcactgcagcagtttcccagacgcgatttatttagcgtttattttactcagtaactgatgttatttaaaatgtagcgaattacaattcttaatacaaaacatacttaagtaaatgttaaataactggttgtaaaatctactttaaaaagtacaagtacacaaaaaaaactactcaattacagtaacgcgagtaaatgtaattccttactttccacctctgccagTAAGCaatatgcatttttcaacaagacaatgcaaaaccacat contains:
- the crabp2b gene encoding cellular retinoic acid-binding protein 2b — translated: MQFIPDDVASQVRKSENHMKSSFDPGVGVIGLLFLMCVCVCSVGVNVFLRKIAVAAASRPSVEIKQDGETLSIQTSTSVRTTQVSFTVGETFNETTVDGRPCTSFPKWETDRKISCEQTLVKGEGPKTSWTRELNSDGQLILTMSAGDVECTRMYERE